The genomic segment GCAAGGTGGCGCGCGTACGGCTCACCTCTGGCTTTGAGGTCACCGCCTACATCCCTGGCATTGGCCACAACTTGCAGGAACACTCCGTTGTCCTGATTCGGGGAGGCCGGGTCAAGGATCTGCCCGGCGTGCGATACCACATCATTCGGGGCACCCTCGATACGGCAGGGGTTAAAGATCGCCGTCAGTCCCGCTCCAAGTACGGCGCCAAGACGCCCAAAGATTGATGGGTAATCGGGCTGACATCAGTAGATGTCTGCCCCGAACCCACCTTCTCCCCTCCCTTTTGGTCCCATTTCCCTAAACGTCCATGTCACGCCGTAACGCTGCCGAAAAGCGCCCGGTTCTTCCCGATCCCCAATTCAACAGTCGTCTGGCCTCGATGATCGTGGCCCGGCTGATGAAGCACGGCAAAAAATCAACGGCCCAACGGATCCTTTCGGATGCGTTCTCGCTGATCAATGACCGCACCGGCAACGATCCGCTGGAGCTTTTCGAAACTGCCGTGCGCAATGCCACTCCCCTGGTGGAAGTGCGCGCCCGTCGGGTTGGTGGTGCCACCTACCAAGTGCCGATGGAAGTTCGTCAGGAGAGGGGCACCGCCATGGCCCTGCGCTGGCTGGTTAACTTTTCCCGCTCCCGCAATGGCCGCAGCATGGCTCAAAAGCTGGCTGGCGAATTGATGGATGCGGCCAACGAGGCCGGCAGTGCCGTTCGCAAGCGCGAAGAAACTCACAAGATGGCTGAAGCCAACAAGGCTTTCGCCCACTACCGCTACTGAGTGACTGGCCAGATTCCGATCTGGCCATTGCCAACAACCTTCTTTTAGACCCTTCGGAGACCAAATCCCGTGGCCCGCGCCTTTCCCCTGGACCGCGTCAGAAATATCGGTATCGCAGCCCATATTGACGCAGGCAAAACCACCACCACCGAACGGATCCTGTTCTATTCGGGTGTGGTCCACAAGATGGGCGAGGTCCACGACGGCGCCGCGGTGACCGACTGGATGGAGCAGGAGCGTGAGCGCGGCATCACCATCACCGCTGCGGCAATTTCCACCAGCTGGAAAGATAACCGCATCAACATCATTGATACCCCCGGCCACGTTGACTTCACCATCGAGGTGGAGCGTTCAATGCGCGTCCTCGACGGGGTTGTCGCCGTTTTTTGCGCGGTTGGAGGCGTCCAGCCCCAGTCCGAAACCGTCTGGCGCCAGGCCGATCGCTATAACGTGCCCCGGATCGTGTTCGTCAACAAGATGGACCGCACTGGAGCCAATTTCCTCAAGGTTTACGAACAGATCAAGGATCGCCTCAAGGCCACTGCTGCCCCCATCCAGCTGCCCATTGGTGCCGAAGGCGAGCTAAAAGGAATCATCGACCTTGTGCGCAACAAGGCGATTGTCTACACAAACGACCTGGGCACCGACATCATCGAGCAGGAAGTGCCCGCGGATATGAAGGCCGAGGCCGATAAATGGCGGATGAAGCTGATGGAGTCGGTGGCTGAAACCGATGAAACCCTCCTAGACGACTTCCTGGAAAACGGCGAGCTCACTGAAGAGCAGCTGATGAAGGGCATTCGCACCGGGGTGGTCAAGCACGGCTTGGTGCCAATGCTTTGCGGCTCCGCCTTCAAAAACAAGGGCGTACAGCTGGTGCTCGACGCCGTCGTCGACTACCTGCCTGCCCCCGTGGATGTGCCCCCCATCACCGGCCTGCTGCCCGATGGCACCGAGTCGAACCGTCCCTGCGACGACAGCGCCCCCTTCAGCGCCCTTGCCTTCAAGGTGATGGCCGATCCCTACGGCAAGCTCACCTTTGTGCGCATGTACTCAGGGGTCCTGCAAAAGGGCAGCTATGTGCTCAATTCCACCAAGGACAAGAAGGAGCGCATCTCCCGCCTGATCCTGCTCAAGGCAGACGACCGCGAAGAGGTCGACGAACTGCGGGCCGGCGACCTTGGAGCAGTGCTGGGCCTCAAGGACACCACCACGGGCGACACCCTCTGCGTGGAAAACGACCCGATCATCCTCGAATCGCTCTTCATTCCCGAGCCCGTGATCTCGGTGGCCGTGGAGCCCAAAACCAAGGGCGACATGGAAAAGCTTTCCAAGGCCCTCCAATCCCTGTCTGAAGAAGACCCCACCTTCCGTGTCAGCACTGACCCGGAAACCAGCCAAACCGTGATCGCCGGCATGGGCGAACTCCACCTGGAAATCCTGGTGGATCGCATGCTGCGCGAGTTCAAGGTGGAGGCAAACATCGGTGCTCCCCAGGTCTCCTACCGCGAAACCATTCGCGGCAAGGCCAAGGGCGAGGGCAAATTTGCCCGCCAAACCGGTGGCAAGGGCCAATACGGCCACGTGGTGATCGAAATGGAACCCGGCGAACCCGGTACGGGCTTCGAGTTCGTCAACAAAATCGTTGGCGGCATCGTCCCCAAGGAGTACATCGGTCCTGCCGAAAACGGCATGAAGGAGACCTGCCAATCCGGTGTGATCGCCGGTTTCCCGATGATCGACATCAGGGTCACAATGGTCGACGGCTCTTATCACGACGTCGACTCCTCGGAGATGGCGTTCAAAATCGCCGGCTCCATGGCCTTCAAAGATGGGGTCAAAAAGTGCAATCCTGTACTTTTAGAACCAATGATGAAGGTGGAGGTCGAGATCCCCGAGGATTTCCTCGGTTCGGTCATCGGCGACCTCTCCTCCCGTCGCGGTCAGGTCGAGGGGCAGTCCATTGAAAATGGTCAGTCCAAGGTCCAGACCAAAGTGCCCCTGGCCGAAATGTTCGGCTATGCCACCCAGCTCCGATCCATGACCCAGGGTCGGGGTATTTTCTCGATGGAATTCAGCCACTATGAGGAAGTTCCTCGCAACGTCGCTGAAGCCATCATTTCTAAGAATCAGGGCAATTAATTCCTGATCTTTCCCCTACCCAACCAAACCCCGATTCTTTTTACTCATGGCACGCGAGAAGTTCGAGAGGAACAAACCCCACGTCAACATCGGCACCATTGGCCACGTTGACCACGGCAAAACCACCCTGACCGCCGCCATCACGAACGTGCTGGCCAAGAAGGGTATGGCGAAGGCCCAGGCCTACGACCAAATCGACGGAGCTCCAGAGGAGCGTGAGCGCGGTATCACCATTAACACCGCCCACGTCGAATACGAAACCGAAAAGCGTCACTACGCCCACGTCGACTGCCCTGGTCACGCGGACTATGTGAAAAACATGATCACCGGTGCCGCCCAGATGGACGGCGCGATCCTGGTGGTGGCCGCAACCGACGGGCCCATGGCCCAAACCAAGGAGCACATCCTGCTCGCAAAACAGGTTGGCGTGCCCGCCCTGGTGGTTGCCCTCAACAAGTGCGACATGGTCGACGACGAGGAAATCCTCGAGCTCGTTGAACTGGAAGTGCGTGAACTGCTCACCAGTTACCAGTTCCCTGGTGACGACATCCCCGTTATTCAGGTTTCCGGCCTGAAGGCCCTCGAGGGCGACGCCGATTGGGAAGCCAAAATCGACGAGCTGATGGCCGCCGTCGACGAGTCGATCCCCGAGCCCGAGCGCGAAATCGACAAGCCATTCCTGATGGCGATTGAGGACGTCTTTTCGATCACCGGTCGTGGCACCGTGGCCACTGGCCGTATCGAGCGCGGAAAGGTGAAAGTGGGCGAAACCGTCCAGATCGTTGGCATCAAGGACGTCCGCGAAACCACCGTCACCGGCGTGGAAATGTTCCGCAAGCAGCTTGAAGAAGGCATGGCTGGCGACAACGCAGGTCTCCTGCTCCGCGGCATCCAGAAAGAGGACATCGAGCGCGGCATGGTGCTGGTGAAGCCCAATTCCATCAAGCCCCACACCAAGTTCGAGGGTGAGGTCTATGTGCTGAAGAAGGAGGAAGGCGGCCGCCACACCCCCTTCTTTGCCGGCTACCGCCCGCAGTTCTACATCCGCACCACGGATGTGACCGGCCAAATCACCGCCTTCACCTCCGACGATGGCGCCAACGTTGAAATGGTGATGCCCGGTGACCGCATCAAGATGACCGGGGAGCTGATCTGCCCGGTTGCCATCGAGCAAGGTATGCGCTTCGCCATTCGCGAAGGCGGCCGCACCATCGGTGCGGGCGTGGTTTCCAAGATCCTCGAGTGATCCAGATCGGGCTCAGGTCTTGATCTATTCTGAGGTGATGGAGGATTAAATCCTCCATCACCTCGCACCTCGACAATCCAACTGACCTCGGCCAGGTTTTGCCGAACTTTTCATATCAACCCCCATGTCCACAGCCATCACCCAGCAGAAAATCCGCATCCGCCTGAAGGCGTTTGATCGCCGGATGCTGGATCTGTCCTGCGACAAAATCATTGAAACCGCCGACCACACCGCTGCCACGGCTATCGGCCCGATTCCCCTACCCACCAAGCGCAAGATCTATTGCGTCCTGCGTTCACCCCACGTGGACAAGGATTCCCGGGAGCATTTCGAGACCCGTACCCATCGCCGCATCATCGACATCTACAGCCCCTCGGCCAAGACGATTGATGCCTTGATGAAGCTGGATCTGCCCAGTGGCGTAGACATCGAAGTCAAGCTGTAAGGCGAAAAATTTCAGAAAGCGCACTATTCCTAAGCCTCCCCACGCTTCAACGGCGATGGCGGGGCTTTTTTTCTAGGATTAGAAGGCACTCCCCGAGAAGTCATGGGCGATTTGGCCGTCAGGGAGTTGCCCTTGTTTCCACTGCCAGATGTGGTGCTCTTCCCCCAGGAAGTGCTGCCCCTACACATTTTTGAGCCGCGCTACCGGATGCTGCTGCAAACCGTGATGGCGGAAGATCGCCGTTTCGGGGTAGTGCGTTGGGATCCCCAGGAGCAGGAACTGGCCAAGGTGGGCTGTTGCGCCGAAATCCTGCACTGTCAAACCCAGGACGATGACCGCAGCAACATCGTCACCATGGGCCAACAACGTTTTCGGGTGCTGGAAATCGTTCGAGAAGCCCCCTTCAGGGTGGCAATGGTCAGCTGGATCGAAGACGAACCCGACAGCAGCCCCAGCGAACTGGAAACCCTGGCCAGCGAGGTAAGCCAGGCCCTCAAGGACGTGGTGGAACTGACCGGCAAGTTGGTCGGCAAACCGACTGCCCTCCCCAGCGATTTGCCCGATCTACCCAGGGAGCTCTCCTTTTGGATCGGCTCCCACCTGGGCGGCCCCGTAGCTGACCACCAGCAGGCC from the Cyanobium sp. WAJ14-Wanaka genome contains:
- the rpsL gene encoding 30S ribosomal protein S12, which codes for MPTIQQLIRTERQSLTRKTKSPALRACPERRGVCTRVYTSTPKKPNSALRKVARVRLTSGFEVTAYIPGIGHNLQEHSVVLIRGGRVKDLPGVRYHIIRGTLDTAGVKDRRQSRSKYGAKTPKD
- the rpsJ gene encoding 30S ribosomal protein S10, yielding MSTAITQQKIRIRLKAFDRRMLDLSCDKIIETADHTAATAIGPIPLPTKRKIYCVLRSPHVDKDSREHFETRTHRRIIDIYSPSAKTIDALMKLDLPSGVDIEVKL
- the fusA gene encoding elongation factor G yields the protein MARAFPLDRVRNIGIAAHIDAGKTTTTERILFYSGVVHKMGEVHDGAAVTDWMEQERERGITITAAAISTSWKDNRINIIDTPGHVDFTIEVERSMRVLDGVVAVFCAVGGVQPQSETVWRQADRYNVPRIVFVNKMDRTGANFLKVYEQIKDRLKATAAPIQLPIGAEGELKGIIDLVRNKAIVYTNDLGTDIIEQEVPADMKAEADKWRMKLMESVAETDETLLDDFLENGELTEEQLMKGIRTGVVKHGLVPMLCGSAFKNKGVQLVLDAVVDYLPAPVDVPPITGLLPDGTESNRPCDDSAPFSALAFKVMADPYGKLTFVRMYSGVLQKGSYVLNSTKDKKERISRLILLKADDREEVDELRAGDLGAVLGLKDTTTGDTLCVENDPIILESLFIPEPVISVAVEPKTKGDMEKLSKALQSLSEEDPTFRVSTDPETSQTVIAGMGELHLEILVDRMLREFKVEANIGAPQVSYRETIRGKAKGEGKFARQTGGKGQYGHVVIEMEPGEPGTGFEFVNKIVGGIVPKEYIGPAENGMKETCQSGVIAGFPMIDIRVTMVDGSYHDVDSSEMAFKIAGSMAFKDGVKKCNPVLLEPMMKVEVEIPEDFLGSVIGDLSSRRGQVEGQSIENGQSKVQTKVPLAEMFGYATQLRSMTQGRGIFSMEFSHYEEVPRNVAEAIISKNQGN
- a CDS encoding LON peptidase substrate-binding domain-containing protein, yielding MGDLAVRELPLFPLPDVVLFPQEVLPLHIFEPRYRMLLQTVMAEDRRFGVVRWDPQEQELAKVGCCAEILHCQTQDDDRSNIVTMGQQRFRVLEIVREAPFRVAMVSWIEDEPDSSPSELETLASEVSQALKDVVELTGKLVGKPTALPSDLPDLPRELSFWIGSHLGGPVADHQQALLEITNTAQRLRQEYEMLDHTRKQLAARTVLKDTFQPQ
- the rpsG gene encoding 30S ribosomal protein S7 — its product is MSRRNAAEKRPVLPDPQFNSRLASMIVARLMKHGKKSTAQRILSDAFSLINDRTGNDPLELFETAVRNATPLVEVRARRVGGATYQVPMEVRQERGTAMALRWLVNFSRSRNGRSMAQKLAGELMDAANEAGSAVRKREETHKMAEANKAFAHYRY
- the tuf gene encoding elongation factor Tu — encoded protein: MAREKFERNKPHVNIGTIGHVDHGKTTLTAAITNVLAKKGMAKAQAYDQIDGAPEERERGITINTAHVEYETEKRHYAHVDCPGHADYVKNMITGAAQMDGAILVVAATDGPMAQTKEHILLAKQVGVPALVVALNKCDMVDDEEILELVELEVRELLTSYQFPGDDIPVIQVSGLKALEGDADWEAKIDELMAAVDESIPEPEREIDKPFLMAIEDVFSITGRGTVATGRIERGKVKVGETVQIVGIKDVRETTVTGVEMFRKQLEEGMAGDNAGLLLRGIQKEDIERGMVLVKPNSIKPHTKFEGEVYVLKKEEGGRHTPFFAGYRPQFYIRTTDVTGQITAFTSDDGANVEMVMPGDRIKMTGELICPVAIEQGMRFAIREGGRTIGAGVVSKILE